The proteins below come from a single Miscanthus floridulus cultivar M001 chromosome 1, ASM1932011v1, whole genome shotgun sequence genomic window:
- the LOC136495952 gene encoding protein trichome birefringence-like 6 isoform X1, whose amino-acid sequence MERQRSSSSSSYRLFSPKCLLLLSFGSSSLLFSFLFALFVVRHGRPLHLPFAMPNASTAALARTPPLGSGGGSMGGAVALAPEAGYAVRGRGSGESVADGARRAVSGDLSARGVVEEAVTGGGNGGAPATGKVLVVQEIAEAGKNSIGASDLATDAKEVTGVGGDDKKLGKFSVRKENLPEGKDLSRQHVGSETKAQLNAGTGNASASQEVAAMVKSEGAESLRTVNLSMEASAAAMEVRGESLQDDLVVLGDKHNSSVQTAYASQQGEQLKSSDHSAGNNNSGAAPVNQNKQDPNLIEEAIMSKMDSTGSNTCDVYDGSWVFDETYPLYTSDSCPFIDEGFSCGANGRMDQRHMKWRWQPKHCNIPRFNARKMLEMLRGKRLVFIGDSINRNQWESMMCLLRTAVSDPGRIHESHGRRITKKNGDYNFKFLDYNCSVEYHVTHFLVHESKARIGQKRMKTLRIDTIHRSSSRWKGADVLVFNTAHWWSHHKTQSGVNYYQEGDHVHPHLNVSTAFQRALTTWASWVDRYINPQLTQVFFRSSSPSHFSGGEWNSGGHCRESMLPLNDTHARPVPERNVILEQITKQMKTPVTILNITNLSGIRIDGHPSVYGRKTIDLTASSVQDCSHWCLPGVPDTWNELLFYHLLSPQEKDVTS is encoded by the exons ATGGAGAGGCAGAggagctcctcctcttcctcgtaCCGGCTCTTTAGTCCCAAgtgcctcctcctcctgtccttcggctcctcctccctcctatTCTCCTTCCTCTTCGCGCTCTTCGTCGTCCGCCACGGCCGCCCCCTCCACCTCCCATTCGCCATGCCCAACGCCTCCACCGCGGCCCTTGCACGGACACCGCCTCTTGGGAGCGGTGGGGGTTCCATGGGCGGCGCGGTGGCGCTCGCGCCGGAGGCCGGTTATGCGGTCCGTGGGCGCGGGAGTGGAGAATCAGTGGCGGATGGAGCCCGCCGCGCGGTGTCCGGAGACCTGTCGGCTCGGGGCGTGGTGGAAGAAGCGGTTACCGGAGGAGGAAATGGTGGAGCACCCGCGACTGGTAAGGTTTTGGTGGTGCAAGAGATTGCAGAAGCTGGGAAGAACTCTATTGGAGCCTCGGATTTGGCTACGGATGCTAAAGAAGTAACCGGTGTGGGAGGAGATGACAAGAAGTTGGGGAAATTTTCCGTTCGGAAGGAAAACTTGCCTGAGGGCAAGGATCTTAGCAGACAACACGTTGGTTCGGAAACAAAGGCGCAGTTAAATGCTGGCACTGGCAATGCTTCTGCTTCACAGGAAGTAGCTGCAATGGTGAAATCGGAGGGAGCAGAGTCTCTGAGAACTGTCAATTTGTCCATGGAAGCTTCAGCTGCTGCAATGGAGGTGAGAGGTGAATCCTTGCAAGACGATCTTGTGGTTTTGGGGGATAAGCACAACTCCTCAGTACAAACAGCTTATGCTTCTCAACAAGGGGAGCAACTGAAAAGCTCAGATCATTCAGCAGGGAATAATAATTCCGGGGCAGCTCCAGTCAATCAAAATAAGCAAGATCCTAATCTGATTGAGGAAGCGATCATGAGCAAAATGGATTCTACAGGAAGCAATACTTGTGATGTTTATGATGGGAGTTGGGTGTTCGATGAGACCTATCCACTCTACACGAGTGATTCgtgcccttttatagatgaaggattCAGCTGTGGAGCAAATGGTAGAATGGATCAAAGACACATGAAGTGGAGGTGGCAGCCTAAGCATTGCAATATACCAAG GTTTAATGCTAGGAAAATGCTTGAGATGCTGCGAGGAAAGCGACTAGTGTTTATTGGGGACTCCATTAACAGAAACCAGTGGGAATCCATGATGTGCTTGCTGAGAACGGCTGTCTCAGATCCTGGACGGATTCATGAATCCCATGGCCGCAGGATTACTAAAAAGAACGGTGATTACAACTTCAAGTTCTTG GACTACAACTGTAGTGTGGAATATCATGTGACACATTTCTTGGTGCATGAAAGCAAGGCGAGAATTGGCCAGAAGCGCATGAAGACACTACGGATCGATACCATTCATCGGAGCTCATCAAGATGGAAAGGTGCTGATGTGCTTGTGTTCAACACTGCCCATTGGTGGTCGCATCACAAAACACAATCTGG AGTGAACTATTATCAGGAGGGAGATCATGTTCATCCCCATCTCAATGTCTCTACCGCTTTCCAAAGAGCACTAACCACCTGGGCATCCTGGGTGGACAGGTACATCAATCCACAGCTAACTCAAGTGTTCTTCCGAAGCTCATCCCCGTCGCATTTCAG CGGTGGGGAGTGGAATTCAGGGGGACACTGCAGAGAGAGCATGCTGCCTCTTAATGACACCCATGCTAGGCCGGTACCTGAGAGAAACGTGATCTTGGAACAAATCACGAAGCAAATGAAGACTCCTGTGACAATTCTGAACATCACTAATCTATCTGGGATCAGGATAGATGGTCACCCATCTGTATATGGCCGGAAGACGATAGATTTAACCGCATCGAGCGTACAGGATTGCAGCCACTGGTGCCTTCCTGGAGTCCCAGATACATGGAATGAACTGTTATTCTACCATCTACTGTCGCCACAAGAAAAAGATGTAACAAGTTAG
- the LOC136495952 gene encoding protein trichome birefringence-like 6 isoform X2: MERQRSSSSSSYRLFSPKCLLLLSFGSSSLLFSFLFALFVVRHGRPLHLPFAMPNASTAALARTPPLGSGGGSMGGAVALAPEAGYAVRGRGSGESVADGARRAVSGDLSARGVVEEAVTGGGNGGAPATGKVLVVQEIAEAGKNSIGASDLATDAKEVTGVGGDDKKLGKFSVRKENLPEGKDLSRQHVGSETKAQLNAGTGNASASQEVAAMVKSEGAESLRTVNLSMEASAAAMEVRGESLQDDLVVLGDKHNSSVQTAYASQQGEQLKSSDHSAGNNNSGAAPVNQNKQDPNLIEEAIMSKMDSTGSNTCDVYDGSWVFDETYPLYTSDSCPFIDEGFSCGANGRMDQRHMKWRWQPKHCNIPRKMLEMLRGKRLVFIGDSINRNQWESMMCLLRTAVSDPGRIHESHGRRITKKNGDYNFKFLDYNCSVEYHVTHFLVHESKARIGQKRMKTLRIDTIHRSSSRWKGADVLVFNTAHWWSHHKTQSGVNYYQEGDHVHPHLNVSTAFQRALTTWASWVDRYINPQLTQVFFRSSSPSHFSGGEWNSGGHCRESMLPLNDTHARPVPERNVILEQITKQMKTPVTILNITNLSGIRIDGHPSVYGRKTIDLTASSVQDCSHWCLPGVPDTWNELLFYHLLSPQEKDVTS, translated from the exons ATGGAGAGGCAGAggagctcctcctcttcctcgtaCCGGCTCTTTAGTCCCAAgtgcctcctcctcctgtccttcggctcctcctccctcctatTCTCCTTCCTCTTCGCGCTCTTCGTCGTCCGCCACGGCCGCCCCCTCCACCTCCCATTCGCCATGCCCAACGCCTCCACCGCGGCCCTTGCACGGACACCGCCTCTTGGGAGCGGTGGGGGTTCCATGGGCGGCGCGGTGGCGCTCGCGCCGGAGGCCGGTTATGCGGTCCGTGGGCGCGGGAGTGGAGAATCAGTGGCGGATGGAGCCCGCCGCGCGGTGTCCGGAGACCTGTCGGCTCGGGGCGTGGTGGAAGAAGCGGTTACCGGAGGAGGAAATGGTGGAGCACCCGCGACTGGTAAGGTTTTGGTGGTGCAAGAGATTGCAGAAGCTGGGAAGAACTCTATTGGAGCCTCGGATTTGGCTACGGATGCTAAAGAAGTAACCGGTGTGGGAGGAGATGACAAGAAGTTGGGGAAATTTTCCGTTCGGAAGGAAAACTTGCCTGAGGGCAAGGATCTTAGCAGACAACACGTTGGTTCGGAAACAAAGGCGCAGTTAAATGCTGGCACTGGCAATGCTTCTGCTTCACAGGAAGTAGCTGCAATGGTGAAATCGGAGGGAGCAGAGTCTCTGAGAACTGTCAATTTGTCCATGGAAGCTTCAGCTGCTGCAATGGAGGTGAGAGGTGAATCCTTGCAAGACGATCTTGTGGTTTTGGGGGATAAGCACAACTCCTCAGTACAAACAGCTTATGCTTCTCAACAAGGGGAGCAACTGAAAAGCTCAGATCATTCAGCAGGGAATAATAATTCCGGGGCAGCTCCAGTCAATCAAAATAAGCAAGATCCTAATCTGATTGAGGAAGCGATCATGAGCAAAATGGATTCTACAGGAAGCAATACTTGTGATGTTTATGATGGGAGTTGGGTGTTCGATGAGACCTATCCACTCTACACGAGTGATTCgtgcccttttatagatgaaggattCAGCTGTGGAGCAAATGGTAGAATGGATCAAAGACACATGAAGTGGAGGTGGCAGCCTAAGCATTGCAATATACCAAG GAAAATGCTTGAGATGCTGCGAGGAAAGCGACTAGTGTTTATTGGGGACTCCATTAACAGAAACCAGTGGGAATCCATGATGTGCTTGCTGAGAACGGCTGTCTCAGATCCTGGACGGATTCATGAATCCCATGGCCGCAGGATTACTAAAAAGAACGGTGATTACAACTTCAAGTTCTTG GACTACAACTGTAGTGTGGAATATCATGTGACACATTTCTTGGTGCATGAAAGCAAGGCGAGAATTGGCCAGAAGCGCATGAAGACACTACGGATCGATACCATTCATCGGAGCTCATCAAGATGGAAAGGTGCTGATGTGCTTGTGTTCAACACTGCCCATTGGTGGTCGCATCACAAAACACAATCTGG AGTGAACTATTATCAGGAGGGAGATCATGTTCATCCCCATCTCAATGTCTCTACCGCTTTCCAAAGAGCACTAACCACCTGGGCATCCTGGGTGGACAGGTACATCAATCCACAGCTAACTCAAGTGTTCTTCCGAAGCTCATCCCCGTCGCATTTCAG CGGTGGGGAGTGGAATTCAGGGGGACACTGCAGAGAGAGCATGCTGCCTCTTAATGACACCCATGCTAGGCCGGTACCTGAGAGAAACGTGATCTTGGAACAAATCACGAAGCAAATGAAGACTCCTGTGACAATTCTGAACATCACTAATCTATCTGGGATCAGGATAGATGGTCACCCATCTGTATATGGCCGGAAGACGATAGATTTAACCGCATCGAGCGTACAGGATTGCAGCCACTGGTGCCTTCCTGGAGTCCCAGATACATGGAATGAACTGTTATTCTACCATCTACTGTCGCCACAAGAAAAAGATGTAACAAGTTAG
- the LOC136495952 gene encoding protein trichome birefringence-like 2 isoform X5 translates to MERQRSSSSSSYRLFSPKCLLLLSFGSSSLLFSFLFALFVVRHGRPLHLPFAMPNASTAALARTPPLGSGGGSMGGAVALAPEAGYAVRGRGSGESVADGARRAVSGDLSARGVVEEAVTGGGNGGAPATGKVLVVQEIAEAGKNSIGASDLATDAKEVTGVGGDDKKLGKFSVRKENLPEGKDLSRQHVGSETKAQLNAGTGNASASQEVAAMVKSEGAESLRTVNLSMEASAAAMEVRGESLQDDLVVLGDKHNSSVQTAYASQQGEQLKSSDHSAGNNNSGAAPVNQNKQDPNLIEEAIMSKMDSTGSNTCDVYDGSWVFDETYPLYTSDSCPFIDEGFSCGANGRMDQRHMKWRWQPKHCNIPRFNARKMLEMLRGKRLVFIGDSINRNQWESMMCLLRTAVSDPGRIHESHGRRITKKNGDYNFKFLDYNCSVEYHVTHFLVHESKARIGQKRMKTLRIDTIHRSSSRWKGADVLVFNTAHWWSHHKTQSGVNYYQEGDHVHPHLNVSTAFQRALTTWASWVDRSM, encoded by the exons ATGGAGAGGCAGAggagctcctcctcttcctcgtaCCGGCTCTTTAGTCCCAAgtgcctcctcctcctgtccttcggctcctcctccctcctatTCTCCTTCCTCTTCGCGCTCTTCGTCGTCCGCCACGGCCGCCCCCTCCACCTCCCATTCGCCATGCCCAACGCCTCCACCGCGGCCCTTGCACGGACACCGCCTCTTGGGAGCGGTGGGGGTTCCATGGGCGGCGCGGTGGCGCTCGCGCCGGAGGCCGGTTATGCGGTCCGTGGGCGCGGGAGTGGAGAATCAGTGGCGGATGGAGCCCGCCGCGCGGTGTCCGGAGACCTGTCGGCTCGGGGCGTGGTGGAAGAAGCGGTTACCGGAGGAGGAAATGGTGGAGCACCCGCGACTGGTAAGGTTTTGGTGGTGCAAGAGATTGCAGAAGCTGGGAAGAACTCTATTGGAGCCTCGGATTTGGCTACGGATGCTAAAGAAGTAACCGGTGTGGGAGGAGATGACAAGAAGTTGGGGAAATTTTCCGTTCGGAAGGAAAACTTGCCTGAGGGCAAGGATCTTAGCAGACAACACGTTGGTTCGGAAACAAAGGCGCAGTTAAATGCTGGCACTGGCAATGCTTCTGCTTCACAGGAAGTAGCTGCAATGGTGAAATCGGAGGGAGCAGAGTCTCTGAGAACTGTCAATTTGTCCATGGAAGCTTCAGCTGCTGCAATGGAGGTGAGAGGTGAATCCTTGCAAGACGATCTTGTGGTTTTGGGGGATAAGCACAACTCCTCAGTACAAACAGCTTATGCTTCTCAACAAGGGGAGCAACTGAAAAGCTCAGATCATTCAGCAGGGAATAATAATTCCGGGGCAGCTCCAGTCAATCAAAATAAGCAAGATCCTAATCTGATTGAGGAAGCGATCATGAGCAAAATGGATTCTACAGGAAGCAATACTTGTGATGTTTATGATGGGAGTTGGGTGTTCGATGAGACCTATCCACTCTACACGAGTGATTCgtgcccttttatagatgaaggattCAGCTGTGGAGCAAATGGTAGAATGGATCAAAGACACATGAAGTGGAGGTGGCAGCCTAAGCATTGCAATATACCAAG GTTTAATGCTAGGAAAATGCTTGAGATGCTGCGAGGAAAGCGACTAGTGTTTATTGGGGACTCCATTAACAGAAACCAGTGGGAATCCATGATGTGCTTGCTGAGAACGGCTGTCTCAGATCCTGGACGGATTCATGAATCCCATGGCCGCAGGATTACTAAAAAGAACGGTGATTACAACTTCAAGTTCTTG GACTACAACTGTAGTGTGGAATATCATGTGACACATTTCTTGGTGCATGAAAGCAAGGCGAGAATTGGCCAGAAGCGCATGAAGACACTACGGATCGATACCATTCATCGGAGCTCATCAAGATGGAAAGGTGCTGATGTGCTTGTGTTCAACACTGCCCATTGGTGGTCGCATCACAAAACACAATCTGG AGTGAACTATTATCAGGAGGGAGATCATGTTCATCCCCATCTCAATGTCTCTACCGCTTTCCAAAGAGCACTAACCACCTGGGCATCCTGGGTGGACAG GTCGATGTAA
- the LOC136495952 gene encoding protein trichome birefringence-like 2 isoform X3 — protein MERQRSSSSSSYRLFSPKCLLLLSFGSSSLLFSFLFALFVVRHGRPLHLPFAMPNASTAALARTPPLGSGGGSMGGAVALAPEAGYAVRGRGSGESVADGARRAVSGDLSARGVVEEAVTGGGNGGAPATGKVLVVQEIAEAGKNSIGASDLATDAKEVTGVGGDDKKLGKFSVRKENLPEGKDLSRQHVGSETKAQLNAGTGNASASQEVAAMVKSEGAESLRTVNLSMEASAAAMEVRGESLQDDLVVLGDKHNSSVQTAYASQQGEQLKSSDHSAGNNNSGAAPVNQNKQDPNLIEEAIMSKMDSTGSNTCDVYDGSWVFDETYPLYTSDSCPFIDEGFSCGANGRMDQRHMKWRWQPKHCNIPRFNARKMLEMLRGKRLVFIGDSINRNQWESMMCLLRTAVSDPGRIHESHGRRITKKNGDYNFKFLDYNCSVEYHVTHFLVHESKARIGQKRMKTLRIDTIHRSSSRWKGADVLVFNTAHWWSHHKTQSGVNYYQEGDHVHPHLNVSTAFQRALTTWASWVDRYINPQLTQVFFRSSSPSHFRSM, from the exons ATGGAGAGGCAGAggagctcctcctcttcctcgtaCCGGCTCTTTAGTCCCAAgtgcctcctcctcctgtccttcggctcctcctccctcctatTCTCCTTCCTCTTCGCGCTCTTCGTCGTCCGCCACGGCCGCCCCCTCCACCTCCCATTCGCCATGCCCAACGCCTCCACCGCGGCCCTTGCACGGACACCGCCTCTTGGGAGCGGTGGGGGTTCCATGGGCGGCGCGGTGGCGCTCGCGCCGGAGGCCGGTTATGCGGTCCGTGGGCGCGGGAGTGGAGAATCAGTGGCGGATGGAGCCCGCCGCGCGGTGTCCGGAGACCTGTCGGCTCGGGGCGTGGTGGAAGAAGCGGTTACCGGAGGAGGAAATGGTGGAGCACCCGCGACTGGTAAGGTTTTGGTGGTGCAAGAGATTGCAGAAGCTGGGAAGAACTCTATTGGAGCCTCGGATTTGGCTACGGATGCTAAAGAAGTAACCGGTGTGGGAGGAGATGACAAGAAGTTGGGGAAATTTTCCGTTCGGAAGGAAAACTTGCCTGAGGGCAAGGATCTTAGCAGACAACACGTTGGTTCGGAAACAAAGGCGCAGTTAAATGCTGGCACTGGCAATGCTTCTGCTTCACAGGAAGTAGCTGCAATGGTGAAATCGGAGGGAGCAGAGTCTCTGAGAACTGTCAATTTGTCCATGGAAGCTTCAGCTGCTGCAATGGAGGTGAGAGGTGAATCCTTGCAAGACGATCTTGTGGTTTTGGGGGATAAGCACAACTCCTCAGTACAAACAGCTTATGCTTCTCAACAAGGGGAGCAACTGAAAAGCTCAGATCATTCAGCAGGGAATAATAATTCCGGGGCAGCTCCAGTCAATCAAAATAAGCAAGATCCTAATCTGATTGAGGAAGCGATCATGAGCAAAATGGATTCTACAGGAAGCAATACTTGTGATGTTTATGATGGGAGTTGGGTGTTCGATGAGACCTATCCACTCTACACGAGTGATTCgtgcccttttatagatgaaggattCAGCTGTGGAGCAAATGGTAGAATGGATCAAAGACACATGAAGTGGAGGTGGCAGCCTAAGCATTGCAATATACCAAG GTTTAATGCTAGGAAAATGCTTGAGATGCTGCGAGGAAAGCGACTAGTGTTTATTGGGGACTCCATTAACAGAAACCAGTGGGAATCCATGATGTGCTTGCTGAGAACGGCTGTCTCAGATCCTGGACGGATTCATGAATCCCATGGCCGCAGGATTACTAAAAAGAACGGTGATTACAACTTCAAGTTCTTG GACTACAACTGTAGTGTGGAATATCATGTGACACATTTCTTGGTGCATGAAAGCAAGGCGAGAATTGGCCAGAAGCGCATGAAGACACTACGGATCGATACCATTCATCGGAGCTCATCAAGATGGAAAGGTGCTGATGTGCTTGTGTTCAACACTGCCCATTGGTGGTCGCATCACAAAACACAATCTGG AGTGAACTATTATCAGGAGGGAGATCATGTTCATCCCCATCTCAATGTCTCTACCGCTTTCCAAAGAGCACTAACCACCTGGGCATCCTGGGTGGACAGGTACATCAATCCACAGCTAACTCAAGTGTTCTTCCGAAGCTCATCCCCGTCGCATTTCAG GTCGATGTAA
- the LOC136495952 gene encoding protein trichome birefringence-like 2 isoform X4 produces MERQRSSSSSSYRLFSPKCLLLLSFGSSSLLFSFLFALFVVRHGRPLHLPFAMPNASTAALARTPPLGSGGGSMGGAVALAPEAGYAVRGRGSGESVADGARRAVSGDLSARGVVEEAVTGGGNGGAPATGKVLVVQEIAEAGKNSIGASDLATDAKEVTGVGGDDKKLGKFSVRKENLPEGKDLSRQHVGSETKAQLNAGTGNASASQEVAAMVKSEGAESLRTVNLSMEASAAAMEVRGESLQDDLVVLGDKHNSSVQTAYASQQGEQLKSSDHSAGNNNSGAAPVNQNKQDPNLIEEAIMSKMDSTGSNTCDVYDGSWVFDETYPLYTSDSCPFIDEGFSCGANGRMDQRHMKWRWQPKHCNIPRFNARKMLEMLRGKRLVFIGDSINRNQWESMMCLLRTAVSDPGRIHESHGRRITKKNGDYNFKFLDYNCSVEYHVTHFLVHESKARIGQKRMKTLRIDTIHRSSSRWKGADVLVFNTAHWWSHHKTQSGVNYYQEGDHVHPHLNVSTAFQRALTTWASWVDRAAVVSSVQAGRCN; encoded by the exons ATGGAGAGGCAGAggagctcctcctcttcctcgtaCCGGCTCTTTAGTCCCAAgtgcctcctcctcctgtccttcggctcctcctccctcctatTCTCCTTCCTCTTCGCGCTCTTCGTCGTCCGCCACGGCCGCCCCCTCCACCTCCCATTCGCCATGCCCAACGCCTCCACCGCGGCCCTTGCACGGACACCGCCTCTTGGGAGCGGTGGGGGTTCCATGGGCGGCGCGGTGGCGCTCGCGCCGGAGGCCGGTTATGCGGTCCGTGGGCGCGGGAGTGGAGAATCAGTGGCGGATGGAGCCCGCCGCGCGGTGTCCGGAGACCTGTCGGCTCGGGGCGTGGTGGAAGAAGCGGTTACCGGAGGAGGAAATGGTGGAGCACCCGCGACTGGTAAGGTTTTGGTGGTGCAAGAGATTGCAGAAGCTGGGAAGAACTCTATTGGAGCCTCGGATTTGGCTACGGATGCTAAAGAAGTAACCGGTGTGGGAGGAGATGACAAGAAGTTGGGGAAATTTTCCGTTCGGAAGGAAAACTTGCCTGAGGGCAAGGATCTTAGCAGACAACACGTTGGTTCGGAAACAAAGGCGCAGTTAAATGCTGGCACTGGCAATGCTTCTGCTTCACAGGAAGTAGCTGCAATGGTGAAATCGGAGGGAGCAGAGTCTCTGAGAACTGTCAATTTGTCCATGGAAGCTTCAGCTGCTGCAATGGAGGTGAGAGGTGAATCCTTGCAAGACGATCTTGTGGTTTTGGGGGATAAGCACAACTCCTCAGTACAAACAGCTTATGCTTCTCAACAAGGGGAGCAACTGAAAAGCTCAGATCATTCAGCAGGGAATAATAATTCCGGGGCAGCTCCAGTCAATCAAAATAAGCAAGATCCTAATCTGATTGAGGAAGCGATCATGAGCAAAATGGATTCTACAGGAAGCAATACTTGTGATGTTTATGATGGGAGTTGGGTGTTCGATGAGACCTATCCACTCTACACGAGTGATTCgtgcccttttatagatgaaggattCAGCTGTGGAGCAAATGGTAGAATGGATCAAAGACACATGAAGTGGAGGTGGCAGCCTAAGCATTGCAATATACCAAG GTTTAATGCTAGGAAAATGCTTGAGATGCTGCGAGGAAAGCGACTAGTGTTTATTGGGGACTCCATTAACAGAAACCAGTGGGAATCCATGATGTGCTTGCTGAGAACGGCTGTCTCAGATCCTGGACGGATTCATGAATCCCATGGCCGCAGGATTACTAAAAAGAACGGTGATTACAACTTCAAGTTCTTG GACTACAACTGTAGTGTGGAATATCATGTGACACATTTCTTGGTGCATGAAAGCAAGGCGAGAATTGGCCAGAAGCGCATGAAGACACTACGGATCGATACCATTCATCGGAGCTCATCAAGATGGAAAGGTGCTGATGTGCTTGTGTTCAACACTGCCCATTGGTGGTCGCATCACAAAACACAATCTGG AGTGAACTATTATCAGGAGGGAGATCATGTTCATCCCCATCTCAATGTCTCTACCGCTTTCCAAAGAGCACTAACCACCTGGGCATCCTGGGTGGACAG AGCTGCTGTTGTCTCCTCTGTCCAAGCAGGTCGATGTAACTAG